The Coraliomargarita parva genome contains a region encoding:
- a CDS encoding adenylate/guanylate cyclase domain-containing protein, protein MASSIIRRHYPIPNLNFRDFWDICSRFQTNHPEFRHAYFTVDGFDSFLVLDEPDVSKVLKRLEGRENKVRKYSARFYTSRTQHTEGYGISELQYRPVTYDRYLQGLSFYSDSVNKANYYQFEEEIYSTYPFIENTEPDVEFGKPCEILALVIDIRGFSLFCEEPNIESPYICGLMSAFYNMANHSLQRFPPEMTKFLGDGMLAIWETSPADREIAVNVALTAALSLRHKWKIVQDSPHFTHGAPEMIGAGICFGLASHLETGHDYIGRPINIASRLCSACPGNRVYVDRAVPNIPLHLKKEKFVAHIKPYGRHNIWSFVNEDED, encoded by the coding sequence ATGGCATCCAGCATCATACGACGGCACTACCCGATCCCGAATCTGAATTTTCGGGATTTTTGGGACATCTGCAGCCGTTTCCAGACCAATCATCCTGAATTTCGCCATGCCTACTTCACGGTCGATGGCTTTGATTCCTTTCTGGTACTGGATGAGCCCGATGTTTCGAAGGTGCTAAAGCGGCTGGAAGGCCGTGAAAACAAGGTCCGCAAGTATTCGGCCCGTTTCTACACGAGCCGGACCCAGCACACCGAAGGCTACGGGATATCCGAGCTGCAATACCGCCCGGTCACCTACGACCGCTACCTGCAGGGGCTCAGTTTCTACAGCGATTCGGTGAACAAGGCGAACTACTACCAGTTCGAGGAGGAGATCTACAGCACCTACCCCTTTATCGAGAATACCGAACCGGACGTCGAATTCGGCAAGCCCTGTGAAATCCTGGCCCTGGTCATCGACATCCGTGGATTCAGCCTTTTCTGCGAGGAGCCCAATATCGAGTCGCCCTACATCTGCGGCCTGATGTCGGCCTTCTACAACATGGCCAACCACTCGCTCCAGCGCTTTCCCCCGGAAATGACCAAGTTCCTCGGCGACGGCATGCTGGCGATCTGGGAAACCAGCCCGGCCGACCGCGAAATCGCCGTCAATGTCGCCCTGACCGCGGCCTTGAGTCTCCGGCACAAGTGGAAGATCGTGCAGGACAGCCCCCACTTCACCCACGGGGCTCCGGAAATGATCGGCGCCGGCATCTGCTTCGGCTTGGCCTCCCATCTGGAGACCGGCCATGACTACATCGGCCGTCCAATCAATATCGCCAGCCGACTTTGCAGCGCCTGCCCGGGCAACCGGGTCTATGTCGACCGCGCCGTCCCCAACATTCCCCTGCACTTGAAAAAGGAGAAATTCGTGGCCCACATCAAACCCTACGGCCGCCACAATATCTGGTCCTTCGTCAACGAGGACGAGGACTGA
- a CDS encoding sodium:solute symporter family protein — protein sequence MHWIDWVITVVPVTIILFLAVYSRKYVRGVVDFLAAGRVAGRYVLSAGDMTAGLSVITLVALVESKYQVGYALTFWEYLTVPVGIIMGLTGYCLYRFRETRSLSIGQFLEMRYNKPLRVTAATIRTIAEMVTNAIGPAVAANFFIYFLGLPHKVMIFGINMPTFGLIVAASLCLCMVVIWPGGRISLLISDAFQGLMCYPIFVILAGYILLHFGWHDTIGPVMMDRVKGQSFINPFDIEKLRDFNIFALFVTIMGSVLNRASWIGNDTTSSGRTPHEQKMAGILGTWRNLYAGLMMLMVAVMIIALMTHQKFADETHEIRHELMGKVALEAVPDAALREQLNANLAALPIERHEIGVDAPLSQDRNIDTPYMETALETLGGTPEGNLQYQKFRTLYHQMMLPVALKNILPVGLMGLFCLLMIMLLISTDDSRVFNASSTIVQDIVIPFFKKPLTPKQHLLLLRLTSVGVCLFFFVVSIFFVQIDYIIMFTTIMCALWLGGAGPIMIFGLYSRFGNTVGAFGALIFGSGLSAVGLYMQRNWAETVYPWLVSHGWEVSVGHFLEAVSRPFNPYIMWEMNAVKFPINSYELYFMAMVSGILAYVIGSALTQRKPYNLDRLLHRGVYDLSNEYKEPFKWGLRSFYKKLIGITPEYTLGDRIIAWSVFGYAIVYKFGFCFIGSLIWNAIKPWPVQWWSNYFFITSLCVTSALGIVSTFWFLIGGIIDIRKLFRDLAGRVDDPLDNGMVEGHVSLVDKKAFEERTHEPQDD from the coding sequence ATGCATTGGATCGATTGGGTTATCACGGTAGTTCCTGTTACCATTATTTTATTTCTGGCGGTATACAGCCGTAAGTATGTGCGGGGGGTCGTCGACTTCCTGGCGGCGGGACGTGTGGCCGGTCGCTATGTGCTCTCTGCGGGGGACATGACCGCTGGCTTGAGCGTGATCACGCTGGTGGCGCTGGTGGAATCCAAATATCAGGTGGGCTATGCCTTGACCTTTTGGGAATACCTCACGGTGCCGGTGGGGATCATCATGGGCTTGACGGGCTATTGTCTCTATCGCTTCCGCGAGACGCGCTCCCTGTCGATCGGTCAGTTCCTGGAGATGCGCTATAACAAGCCGTTGCGTGTCACCGCCGCGACGATCCGCACGATTGCGGAGATGGTGACCAATGCGATCGGTCCGGCGGTGGCGGCGAACTTTTTCATCTACTTCCTGGGCTTGCCGCACAAGGTGATGATCTTTGGAATCAATATGCCGACCTTCGGCTTGATTGTGGCGGCATCGCTCTGCCTGTGCATGGTGGTCATCTGGCCGGGTGGCCGGATCTCGCTGCTGATCTCGGACGCGTTCCAGGGCCTGATGTGCTACCCGATTTTCGTGATTCTTGCTGGCTATATCCTGCTGCACTTTGGTTGGCATGATACGATCGGGCCTGTGATGATGGACCGGGTCAAAGGACAGAGTTTCATCAACCCATTCGATATCGAGAAGCTGCGTGACTTTAACATCTTTGCGCTCTTCGTAACGATTATGGGGAGTGTTCTCAACCGGGCCAGTTGGATCGGTAACGACACGACCAGCAGCGGTCGGACCCCGCACGAGCAGAAGATGGCCGGCATCCTTGGGACCTGGCGTAATCTGTATGCCGGTTTGATGATGCTGATGGTGGCGGTGATGATCATCGCGCTGATGACGCACCAGAAGTTTGCGGACGAGACTCACGAGATTCGTCATGAGCTCATGGGCAAGGTGGCCTTGGAAGCGGTGCCCGATGCAGCCTTGCGCGAGCAGCTCAATGCCAACTTGGCGGCGCTCCCTATCGAGCGCCATGAGATCGGAGTGGACGCCCCCCTGTCTCAGGATCGGAATATCGATACACCCTATATGGAAACGGCACTGGAGACCCTTGGAGGCACTCCGGAGGGGAATCTACAGTATCAAAAATTCCGCACGCTTTACCACCAGATGATGTTGCCGGTGGCTTTGAAGAACATTCTGCCGGTCGGCCTCATGGGCTTGTTCTGCTTATTGATGATCATGTTGCTGATCTCGACCGACGACTCGCGGGTTTTCAATGCATCCTCGACGATCGTGCAGGACATCGTCATCCCGTTTTTCAAGAAGCCGCTCACACCGAAGCAACACCTGCTTCTACTGCGCCTGACCTCTGTCGGCGTCTGTCTTTTCTTTTTCGTCGTCTCGATCTTCTTCGTGCAGATCGATTACATCATCATGTTCACGACGATCATGTGTGCGCTCTGGTTGGGCGGAGCCGGTCCGATCATGATTTTCGGTCTTTACAGTCGTTTTGGTAATACGGTTGGCGCGTTCGGGGCCTTGATTTTCGGTTCCGGGCTCTCGGCGGTCGGACTCTACATGCAACGGAATTGGGCGGAGACGGTCTATCCTTGGCTCGTATCCCATGGCTGGGAGGTCTCAGTCGGGCATTTTCTGGAGGCTGTTTCCCGTCCCTTCAATCCCTATATCATGTGGGAGATGAATGCGGTGAAGTTCCCCATCAACTCCTACGAGCTGTATTTCATGGCCATGGTTTCCGGGATTTTGGCTTATGTCATTGGATCGGCTCTAACCCAGCGCAAGCCCTACAATCTGGACCGCTTGCTTCACCGCGGGGTATATGACCTTTCCAATGAATACAAGGAGCCGTTCAAGTGGGGTCTGCGCAGCTTCTATAAGAAGCTGATCGGTATCACTCCGGAATACACGCTGGGTGACCGCATCATCGCCTGGTCGGTCTTTGGTTACGCAATCGTTTATAAGTTCGGTTTCTGCTTCATCGGGTCGCTGATCTGGAATGCGATTAAACCATGGCCGGTCCAGTGGTGGAGCAACTATTTCTTTATCACCAGTCTCTGTGTCACGTCTGCGCTCGGTATCGTCTCGACTTTCTGGTTCCTGATCGGGGGCATTATCGACATTCGGAAGCTCTTCCGTGATCTGGCCGGCCGCGTCGACGATCCGCTCGACAACGGTATGGTCGAAGGGCACGTCTCCCTCGTCGACAAAAAGGCATTCGAAGAACGCACCCACGAGCCGCAGGACGATTAA
- a CDS encoding type II toxin-antitoxin system HipA family toxin: protein MKQLKVILQGNEVGCLEQGADGRIAFSYKPEWLANSEARPLSQSLPLQSQSFNERECISFFGGLLPEEHNREVIARNLGITARNDFALLKEIGGECAGSVTLIPVEANPEPESNRYEAISESDLIRILDQLPQRPLLAGKSEIRLSLAGAQNKVALKLDASGYAIPLHEAPSTHILKPEIERFPGLVENEAYCLQLAAEVGLTTCKAEAKQFGPHKCLLVQRYDRIQQDAKIHRLHQEDFCQALGIPSRTKYQTEGGPGLSECFQLIRKVSANPARDLLQLSNAVLFNYLIGNNDAHGKNFSLLYSAPSETYSTRLAPFYDLICTACYPELSAKMAMKIGKSYLPSELRIRDWDLYWEAIGFSATQARRQALQFIDRLNDACQTPQNETQTKVQQVISDHSMSLRSILSSDRILH, encoded by the coding sequence ATGAAGCAGCTGAAGGTCATTTTACAGGGGAACGAAGTCGGCTGCCTCGAACAGGGTGCGGATGGTCGTATCGCATTCAGTTATAAACCGGAATGGCTGGCCAACAGTGAAGCACGTCCCCTCTCGCAGTCACTCCCGCTGCAGAGCCAATCGTTCAATGAACGGGAGTGCATTTCATTTTTTGGAGGACTCCTCCCGGAGGAACATAATCGTGAAGTCATCGCCAGAAACCTTGGGATAACAGCTAGAAACGATTTCGCGCTCCTGAAGGAGATCGGTGGTGAATGCGCAGGATCGGTCACCTTAATCCCAGTTGAAGCGAACCCCGAACCGGAATCAAACCGCTACGAGGCGATTTCGGAAAGCGACTTGATACGAATTCTGGACCAGTTGCCGCAACGCCCCCTACTGGCAGGCAAGTCAGAGATTCGGCTCTCATTGGCAGGCGCTCAGAATAAGGTCGCCCTTAAACTAGACGCCTCGGGCTATGCAATCCCGTTACACGAGGCCCCCAGCACACACATCCTTAAACCGGAAATCGAACGCTTTCCCGGCTTGGTCGAGAATGAAGCCTATTGCCTTCAACTCGCAGCTGAAGTGGGACTCACCACATGTAAAGCTGAAGCCAAACAATTTGGTCCCCACAAGTGCCTCTTGGTTCAGCGATATGATCGAATCCAGCAAGATGCAAAGATCCATCGCCTCCACCAAGAGGATTTCTGCCAAGCGCTGGGAATTCCAAGTCGAACCAAATACCAGACAGAGGGAGGCCCGGGGTTGTCCGAATGCTTTCAATTGATCCGTAAGGTGTCCGCCAATCCCGCCAGAGACTTGCTACAGCTTTCCAACGCGGTGCTCTTCAACTACCTGATTGGAAATAACGATGCCCATGGTAAAAATTTCTCACTGCTTTACTCTGCCCCTTCAGAAACATACTCCACTCGCCTTGCCCCCTTCTACGATTTGATCTGCACCGCTTGCTACCCGGAGCTATCTGCCAAAATGGCCATGAAAATAGGCAAGTCATATCTTCCGAGCGAACTGCGCATTCGGGATTGGGATCTTTATTGGGAAGCCATCGGATTTTCAGCAACTCAAGCCCGTAGGCAGGCGCTGCAATTTATTGATCGACTCAATGACGCGTGCCAGACCCCTCAAAACGAGACACAGACAAAGGTTCAACAGGTCATCTCCGACCACTCAATGAGCCTTCGGAGCATATTGAGTTCAGATAGAATACTGCATTAA
- a CDS encoding helix-turn-helix domain-containing protein, translating to MKANIQNSEQFGKSIREARKAQGLTQQELALTANTAPRFISDLENGKATCQIGKAIHVAAALGIRIELVL from the coding sequence ATGAAAGCGAACATACAGAATTCCGAGCAGTTTGGGAAGTCGATCCGGGAAGCACGTAAGGCCCAAGGTCTGACTCAACAGGAACTGGCATTGACCGCAAACACAGCCCCCCGATTCATCTCCGATTTGGAGAATGGGAAGGCAACCTGCCAAATCGGAAAAGCGATCCACGTCGCAGCAGCTTTAGGTATTCGGATCGAACTCGTTCTATGA